One Myxococcaceae bacterium JPH2 DNA window includes the following coding sequences:
- a CDS encoding NADP-dependent glyceraldehyde-3-phosphate dehydrogenase, which translates to MTSLDDLFPSDAQIPEAVRLPAYLEQREYLVDGELRRWEGELNPVQSPVYVRTDQGPQARVIGATPLLTSRESLAALDAAVKAYDLGRGVWPTLRVAQRIEHVERFLAAMRQQRTAVVNLLMWEIGKTQGDSEKEFDRTVDLIVETIRALKELDRTSSRFVQEQGIMAQIRRAPMGVALCMGPYNYPLNETFSTLFPALLMGNTVVFKPAKFGVLLIQPLLTAFRDCFPPGVINIIYGKGRETVGALMESGKVDVFAFIGTNKGASELKRMHPRPHRLKAVLGLDAKNPAIILEDADLDNAVKECVTGTLSFNGQRCTALKLLVVHRSIVGPFLERFTAAVEKLKPGMPWEPGVSITPLPEPGKATYLQGLVDDAVAKGARIVNARGGQSARSFYAPTIVYPVTSDMRLATEEQFGPVVPVMVFDHEDEVVKLVVNSSFGQQLSLFGRDSARIGRLIDAFSNQVGRININCQCQRGPDTFPFNGRKDSAEGTLSVADALRVFSIRTLVAAKTTPDNTALVQSILTRHESTFLTTDFLF; encoded by the coding sequence ATGACGTCACTGGACGACCTGTTCCCTTCCGACGCGCAGATTCCCGAGGCCGTGCGACTGCCGGCCTACCTCGAGCAGCGGGAGTACCTGGTGGACGGCGAGCTGCGCCGCTGGGAGGGTGAACTCAACCCCGTGCAGAGCCCCGTCTACGTGCGCACGGACCAGGGCCCTCAAGCCCGCGTGATTGGCGCCACGCCGCTGCTCACCTCGCGCGAGTCGCTCGCGGCCCTGGACGCGGCGGTGAAGGCGTATGACCTGGGGCGCGGCGTGTGGCCCACGCTGCGAGTGGCCCAGCGCATCGAGCACGTGGAGCGCTTCCTCGCCGCCATGCGCCAGCAGCGCACCGCGGTCGTCAACCTGCTCATGTGGGAGATTGGCAAGACGCAGGGCGACTCGGAGAAGGAGTTCGACCGCACGGTGGACCTCATCGTCGAGACCATCCGCGCGCTCAAGGAGCTGGACCGCACCTCGTCCCGCTTCGTCCAGGAGCAGGGCATCATGGCGCAGATTCGCCGCGCGCCCATGGGCGTGGCCCTGTGCATGGGCCCGTACAACTACCCGCTCAACGAGACCTTCAGCACGCTGTTCCCCGCGCTGCTCATGGGCAACACCGTGGTGTTCAAGCCCGCCAAGTTCGGCGTGCTGCTCATCCAGCCGCTGCTGACCGCGTTCCGCGACTGCTTCCCGCCCGGCGTCATCAACATCATCTACGGCAAGGGCCGCGAGACGGTGGGCGCGCTGATGGAGAGCGGCAAGGTGGACGTGTTCGCGTTCATTGGCACCAACAAGGGCGCCAGCGAGCTCAAGCGCATGCACCCGCGCCCGCATCGCCTCAAGGCCGTGCTCGGCCTGGACGCGAAGAACCCGGCCATCATCCTGGAGGACGCGGACCTCGACAACGCGGTGAAGGAGTGCGTCACCGGCACGCTGTCGTTCAACGGCCAGCGCTGCACGGCGCTCAAGCTGCTGGTGGTCCACCGCAGCATCGTGGGGCCCTTCCTGGAGCGCTTCACCGCCGCCGTGGAGAAGCTCAAGCCCGGCATGCCGTGGGAGCCGGGCGTGTCCATCACCCCGCTGCCCGAGCCCGGCAAGGCCACCTACCTCCAGGGGCTCGTGGATGACGCGGTGGCCAAGGGCGCGCGCATCGTGAACGCGCGCGGCGGCCAGTCCGCCCGCTCGTTCTACGCGCCCACCATCGTGTATCCGGTGACGAGCGACATGCGGCTGGCCACCGAGGAGCAGTTCGGGCCCGTGGTGCCGGTGATGGTCTTCGACCACGAGGACGAGGTGGTGAAGCTGGTGGTCAACTCCAGCTTCGGCCAGCAGCTCAGCCTGTTCGGGCGAGACTCGGCGCGCATCGGCCGGCTCATCGACGCGTTCTCCAACCAGGTGGGCCGCATCAACATCAACTGCCAGTGCCAGCGCGGCCCGGACACGTTCCCCTTCAACGGCCGGAAGGACTCGGCCGAGGGCACGCTGTCCGTGGCGGACGCGCTGCGCGTCTTCTCCATCCGCACGCTCGTGGCGGCGAAGACGACGCCCGACAACACCGCGCTCGTGCAGTCCATCCTCACGCGGCACGAGTCCACGTTCCTCACCACCGACTTCCTCTTCTAG
- the ettA gene encoding energy-dependent translational throttle protein EttA, producing the protein MAQNFIFTMQDLRKVKNSKEILKGIYLSFFPGAKIGVIGPNGSGKSTLLRIMAGVDTEFFGIAKPDPTAKVGYLPQEPQLDPSLNVKGNVELGLKEIRAALDRFNEVSARFAEPMSDEEMEKLLAEQGRLQDAIDASNGWELDRTLEMAMDALRLPPGDADVSKLSGGEKRRVALCRILLEKPDLLLLDEPTNHLDAESVAWLEQALKEYKGTIVCITHDRYFLDNVAEWILELDRGEGVPWKGNYSSWLDQKQKRLELEEKSESHRQKTLKRELEWVRASPKARQAKSKARISAYEDLLNQTQDKRDATGEVIIPPGPKLGGLVVEAKGLRKAYGDRLLIDDLNFKLPPGGIVGVIGPNGAGKTTLFRMMTGVEKPDAGELRVGETVVMAYVDQSRDALNGDQTVFQEVSGGLDHLDLGKAGQVPSRAYLAGFAFKGQDQQKRVKDLSGGERNRVHLAKMLKAGGNLLLLDEPTNDLDVETLRSLEDALLNFAGCAVVISHDRWFLDRIATHILAFEGDSKAFFFEGNFEDYEADKKKRLGPDALEPHRIRYRPLNKN; encoded by the coding sequence ATGGCCCAGAACTTCATCTTCACGATGCAGGACCTGCGCAAGGTCAAGAACAGCAAGGAGATTCTCAAGGGCATCTACCTGTCGTTCTTCCCGGGCGCGAAGATTGGCGTCATCGGTCCCAACGGCTCCGGCAAGTCCACGCTGCTGCGCATCATGGCCGGCGTGGACACGGAGTTCTTCGGCATCGCGAAGCCGGACCCCACCGCGAAGGTGGGTTACCTGCCGCAGGAGCCACAGCTCGACCCCTCGCTGAACGTGAAGGGGAACGTGGAGCTGGGCCTGAAGGAGATCCGCGCGGCGTTGGATCGCTTCAACGAGGTGAGCGCCAGGTTCGCCGAGCCCATGAGCGACGAGGAGATGGAGAAGCTGCTGGCCGAGCAGGGCCGCCTCCAGGACGCCATCGACGCGAGCAACGGCTGGGAGCTGGACCGCACGCTGGAGATGGCCATGGACGCGCTGCGGCTGCCGCCCGGCGACGCGGACGTGTCCAAGCTGTCCGGCGGTGAGAAGCGCCGCGTGGCGCTCTGCCGCATCCTCCTGGAGAAGCCGGACCTGCTCCTGTTGGACGAGCCCACCAACCACCTGGACGCGGAGAGCGTCGCGTGGCTGGAGCAGGCGCTCAAGGAGTACAAGGGCACCATCGTCTGCATCACCCACGACCGGTACTTCCTCGACAACGTGGCCGAGTGGATCCTGGAGCTGGACCGCGGCGAGGGCGTGCCCTGGAAGGGCAACTACTCGAGCTGGCTGGACCAGAAGCAGAAGCGCCTGGAGCTGGAGGAGAAGTCGGAGAGCCACCGGCAGAAGACGCTCAAGCGCGAGCTGGAGTGGGTGCGCGCATCGCCCAAGGCGCGTCAGGCCAAGAGCAAGGCCCGCATCTCCGCGTACGAGGATCTGCTCAACCAGACGCAGGACAAGCGCGACGCCACGGGCGAGGTCATCATCCCGCCCGGCCCGAAGCTGGGCGGGCTGGTGGTGGAGGCCAAGGGGCTGCGCAAGGCGTACGGCGACCGGCTGCTCATCGACGACCTGAACTTCAAGCTGCCCCCCGGCGGCATCGTCGGAGTGATTGGCCCCAACGGCGCCGGCAAGACGACGCTGTTCCGCATGATGACGGGCGTGGAGAAGCCGGACGCGGGCGAGCTGCGCGTGGGCGAGACGGTGGTGATGGCCTACGTGGACCAGAGCCGCGACGCGCTCAACGGCGACCAGACGGTGTTCCAGGAGGTCAGCGGCGGGTTGGACCACCTGGACCTGGGCAAGGCGGGGCAGGTGCCCAGCCGCGCGTACCTGGCGGGCTTCGCCTTCAAGGGCCAGGACCAGCAGAAGCGCGTGAAGGACCTGTCCGGCGGTGAGCGCAACCGCGTGCACCTGGCGAAGATGCTCAAGGCGGGCGGCAACCTCTTGCTGCTCGACGAGCCCACCAACGACCTGGACGTGGAGACGCTGCGGAGCCTGGAGGACGCGCTGCTCAACTTCGCCGGCTGCGCGGTGGTCATCAGCCACGACCGCTGGTTCCTCGACCGCATCGCCACGCACATCCTCGCGTTCGAGGGCGACAGCAAGGCGTTCTTCTTCGAGGGCAACTTCGAGGACTACGAGGCGGACAAGAAGAAGCGCCTGGGCCCCGACGCCCTGGAGCCGCACCGCATCCGCTACCGCCCGCTCAACAAGAACTGA